In Chitinophaga nivalis, a single genomic region encodes these proteins:
- a CDS encoding DUF1826 domain-containing protein, whose amino-acid sequence MIDLSPAEQHIRYVTNFQDLVATPFEGAVNAIGWTRNLTGDFSEIVSKVALSGNITTIEQEELLALQLSEQGQLAREMLLNDWQLLEAHGASPVLNVIKYYDRDDTFFPTDVYSFHVDRSPIPTDTFLCTYYGDSSEILPNAQAKQKILIPEIRDELKKLYHGAAEGFASFLSEHFFDLHYQATPDAHPITLGLGQLWRLAVDHPQSKVPPCIHRAPNEKSGQHRLLLIC is encoded by the coding sequence ATGATAGATTTATCTCCTGCTGAGCAACACATTCGCTATGTCACGAATTTCCAGGACCTTGTTGCTACACCATTTGAGGGAGCAGTAAATGCGATTGGCTGGACCCGTAATCTGACAGGTGATTTCTCTGAGATTGTTAGTAAAGTAGCGCTAAGTGGCAATATAACGACGATTGAACAAGAGGAGCTGCTCGCACTTCAGCTGAGCGAACAAGGACAACTTGCCCGGGAAATGCTTTTAAATGACTGGCAGCTATTGGAAGCACATGGCGCATCGCCAGTGCTTAATGTGATTAAATACTATGACCGGGATGATACATTTTTCCCGACCGATGTTTACTCCTTTCATGTAGATCGCTCTCCCATACCAACCGATACCTTTTTATGCACCTACTATGGAGATTCCAGTGAAATATTGCCCAATGCACAAGCCAAACAGAAAATACTTATTCCGGAAATACGTGATGAGCTCAAAAAATTATATCATGGAGCAGCGGAAGGTTTTGCGTCATTCTTAAGTGAACATTTCTTTGATCTGCACTATCAGGCAACACCTGATGCACATCCAATAACGTTAGGTCTTGGTCAACTATGGCGGTTGGCGGTTGATCATCCTCAAAGTAAGGTTCCTCCTTGTATTCACCGTGCACCAAATGAAAAATCCGGCCAGCATAGGTTGTTGCTGATCTGCTGA
- a CDS encoding putative quinol monooxygenase, protein MDSHQTRKRCLKRNFEAACPNNNGRLFVPVIHIWYKSIATCSFMHKNYPMVNGGLLIRLHAKPGKEAELAEFLKSGHAIVVNEPATISWYAIQLAPAIFGIFNTFPDDAGIIPLLPDGNSGFPLC, encoded by the coding sequence ATGGATAGTCACCAAACAAGAAAGAGGTGTCTCAAGCGTAATTTTGAGGCTGCCTGCCCGAACAATAATGGAAGACTGTTTGTTCCTGTGATTCACATTTGGTACAAATCAATAGCTACTTGTTCGTTCATGCATAAAAATTACCCTATGGTGAATGGTGGATTATTAATCAGACTACATGCAAAACCGGGAAAAGAAGCAGAACTGGCTGAATTCCTGAAAAGTGGACATGCTATCGTTGTCAATGAACCGGCTACTATCAGTTGGTATGCCATTCAACTGGCTCCTGCTATTTTTGGTATCTTCAACACCTTCCCAGACGATGCTGGCATAATCCCCCTGTTACCTGATGGAAACAGCGGATTCCCGCTATGTTAA
- a CDS encoding alpha/beta fold hydrolase gives MLLLVSLFFLTFGRKDDTSKVAFKESVVQLSTHKLATYSIESNSKYLVVFESGLGDDHSVWKFKKVVKDISATMDVVVYDRAGYGKSTIDNTPRDINRLSIELASVVNKYAKDRKVILVGHSLGGMVIRDFAIKHPDIVAGVLFIDPSHENYNHPEQAVEDMIYNAFNSSKGADFGGTKEARELIEDAAYMAALPNMPNVPVVVLSSMKTDARHSAIDRQNWYNAHELFKNGVTDFTHVTTTKSGHYIMIDEPRLVIDNLNLLVAKLP, from the coding sequence ATGCTGCTCCTGGTAAGCCTCTTTTTTCTCACATTCGGCAGAAAAGATGACACCTCAAAAGTTGCCTTTAAAGAAAGTGTTGTGCAGTTAAGTACCCATAAATTGGCAACTTATTCCATTGAGTCAAATAGTAAGTATCTGGTTGTTTTTGAATCAGGGCTTGGTGATGATCATTCTGTATGGAAATTTAAGAAAGTTGTGAAGGATATTAGTGCTACAATGGACGTGGTAGTTTATGATCGGGCTGGCTATGGTAAATCTACCATTGATAATACACCACGGGATATCAATAGACTTAGCATTGAACTCGCATCAGTCGTAAATAAATATGCTAAAGATAGAAAAGTGATATTGGTAGGACATTCTTTAGGAGGGATGGTTATCAGGGATTTTGCTATTAAGCATCCTGATATAGTTGCCGGTGTATTATTCATTGATCCTTCACATGAAAATTATAATCATCCTGAACAGGCAGTGGAGGATATGATTTATAACGCCTTTAATAGTAGTAAGGGAGCCGATTTTGGAGGAACAAAGGAAGCCAGAGAATTAATTGAAGACGCTGCGTATATGGCGGCGCTACCTAATATGCCCAATGTTCCGGTGGTTGTGCTGTCAAGTATGAAAACTGATGCCAGGCATTCGGCCATCGATAGACAAAATTGGTATAATGCGCACGAATTATTTAAAAATGGTGTTACCGACTTTACGCATGTCACTACTACAAAATCAGGGCATTATATCATGATAGACGAGCCTCGTCTTGTAATTGATAACTTAAATCTGTTGGTTGCGAAGTTACCATAA
- a CDS encoding TonB-dependent receptor produces the protein MKKVLPLLFLSILLVNAAIAQKVISGVVKGEKGSPVPGATISLKGSTNNAIADNKGHFSIQTYAPFPITLAVTSIGFATREVEVTEQNQNTLEVILSIDNRHLNEVSVTARRRNEKIQNVPIAISVVRGGLIEDAGAFNVNRVKELIPSVQLYSSNPRNTTLNIRGLGSTFGLTNDGIDPGVGFYLDGVYYARPAATTFDFVDVEQIEVLRGPQGTLFGKNTTAGALNITTRKPSFTPGATAEVSYGNYGYIQAKASVTGAIASKLAGKISFSGTQRDGTVYNVSTQRYVNDINNIGGRFQLLYTPSSRVSLTLIGDASKQRPEGYAQVIAGVVKTQRAAYRQFDNIIADLNYQLPSRNPFDRLIDHNTTWRSGNDQGGVSLNVDAKIGGGTLTATSAWRYWNWDPSNDRDFTGLSVLSLSQATSKHQQWTQEVRYAGNFSSKLSGVIGVFVIGQDLKTDPVHIEESGPAQWRFSQSTTSALWKTPGLLDGFGIRTTSRLKTFSAAVFGQLDWAITDKLHVLPGLRYNYDDKKLDFSRKTYGGLQTSDPALLALKNIVYTDQEFDAKTDNTNLTGQLTVSYKVNSNINTYATFSTSYKPIGLNLGGLPTSGGKPMLELAEIKPEYVQHYEVGIKTSPSASSTLNLSVFNTDIKDFQTQVQTAELGVNRGYLANAEKVQVRGAELDGNIRFNNQFSLFGAVAYIDGKYKSFTNAPVPLEETGGPSAFKDISGSRLPGISKWTTSLGGEASTGGKFLGQGGRFFLALDGYYRSEFSSSPSPSPYLNVDGYVLVNGRIGFRAVKGVSLFVWGRNLFNKNYFEQLLVAAGNAGQYAAVLGDPRTYGVTIRYNFGPSN, from the coding sequence ATGAAAAAAGTTCTTCCCCTGCTCTTCCTGAGTATCCTTCTGGTCAACGCAGCCATTGCCCAAAAAGTAATTTCCGGCGTTGTAAAAGGTGAAAAGGGCTCCCCTGTACCTGGTGCTACTATTAGCCTTAAGGGATCAACCAACAATGCTATTGCAGACAATAAGGGACATTTCAGCATACAGACGTATGCGCCATTCCCTATTACGCTGGCTGTTACTTCCATTGGTTTTGCTACCCGTGAAGTGGAAGTGACCGAACAAAACCAAAACACGCTGGAAGTCATTCTCTCCATAGATAACCGCCACCTCAACGAGGTATCGGTTACGGCCCGCCGCCGGAATGAAAAAATACAGAACGTGCCCATTGCCATTTCCGTGGTACGGGGCGGGCTGATTGAAGATGCCGGCGCCTTTAATGTAAACCGGGTGAAAGAGCTGATACCCAGCGTACAGCTCTACTCTTCCAATCCGCGTAATACCACCCTTAATATCCGTGGGCTTGGGTCTACCTTCGGCCTGACCAATGACGGCATTGACCCGGGAGTGGGATTTTACCTGGATGGCGTGTACTATGCACGTCCCGCCGCTACTACCTTTGACTTTGTAGATGTAGAACAGATAGAGGTATTGCGTGGCCCGCAGGGTACCCTGTTTGGTAAAAATACCACGGCCGGCGCCCTGAACATCACTACCCGTAAACCTTCCTTTACACCTGGTGCTACGGCAGAAGTGAGTTATGGCAACTATGGCTATATTCAGGCAAAGGCATCTGTTACCGGTGCCATTGCCAGCAAGCTGGCGGGCAAGATCTCTTTCTCCGGTACCCAGCGGGATGGCACCGTTTATAATGTATCTACCCAACGGTATGTGAATGATATCAATAATATCGGTGGCCGTTTTCAATTATTATATACCCCGAGCAGCCGGGTGAGTCTTACCCTCATCGGGGACGCCTCCAAACAACGTCCGGAAGGATATGCACAGGTAATCGCCGGTGTGGTAAAAACGCAGCGGGCTGCTTACCGGCAGTTTGATAATATCATTGCTGACCTTAACTACCAGCTGCCCAGCCGTAATCCTTTCGACCGCCTGATCGATCACAATACGACCTGGCGTTCCGGTAATGACCAGGGCGGCGTATCCCTGAACGTAGATGCGAAGATCGGTGGTGGTACGCTGACGGCCACTTCTGCCTGGCGCTACTGGAACTGGGATCCATCCAACGATCGTGACTTTACAGGACTGTCTGTATTGTCGTTGTCCCAGGCCACTTCCAAGCACCAGCAATGGACACAGGAAGTACGGTATGCCGGTAACTTTTCCTCTAAACTGAGTGGCGTGATCGGTGTATTTGTGATCGGACAGGATCTGAAAACAGACCCGGTACACATCGAAGAATCCGGCCCGGCACAATGGCGCTTCTCTCAGAGCACCACGAGCGCATTATGGAAAACTCCGGGATTACTGGATGGTTTTGGTATCCGCACTACCTCCCGGCTGAAAACCTTCAGCGCCGCGGTATTCGGACAACTGGATTGGGCCATCACGGATAAACTGCATGTACTGCCAGGATTACGGTATAACTATGATGATAAAAAACTGGATTTCAGCCGCAAAACATACGGAGGGTTGCAAACCTCAGATCCGGCATTGCTGGCGTTGAAAAACATCGTGTATACCGATCAGGAATTTGATGCCAAAACAGATAATACCAACCTTACCGGGCAGTTGACGGTTTCCTATAAAGTCAATAGCAACATTAATACCTATGCGACTTTCTCTACCAGCTATAAACCAATCGGACTTAATCTGGGCGGATTGCCCACTTCCGGCGGCAAGCCAATGCTGGAGCTGGCGGAGATCAAACCGGAATATGTACAGCACTATGAAGTAGGTATTAAAACAAGTCCTTCTGCTTCTTCTACCCTGAACCTGTCTGTTTTCAATACAGATATCAAGGATTTCCAGACACAGGTACAGACAGCGGAATTAGGTGTTAACCGGGGTTATCTGGCCAATGCAGAAAAAGTACAGGTGCGTGGTGCGGAGCTGGATGGTAATATCCGATTCAATAATCAATTCTCCCTCTTTGGAGCAGTTGCTTACATAGATGGCAAATACAAGTCTTTCACCAATGCCCCGGTGCCACTGGAAGAAACCGGCGGCCCCAGCGCCTTCAAGGATATTTCCGGCAGCAGACTGCCGGGCATCTCCAAATGGACGACCTCTCTGGGTGGTGAAGCCTCTACTGGTGGGAAATTCCTGGGCCAGGGCGGCCGTTTCTTCCTGGCATTGGATGGATACTATCGCTCTGAATTTTCTTCCAGCCCTTCTCCTTCGCCTTACCTGAATGTAGATGGCTATGTACTGGTGAATGGCCGGATTGGTTTCCGTGCAGTAAAAGGGGTATCGTTATTTGTATGGGGACGTAACCTGTTCAACAAAAATTACTTCGAACAATTACTGGTTGCTGCCGGTAATGCCGGTCAATACGCAGCTGTACTGGGAGACCCCAGAACATATGGTGTAACGATCCGGTATAATTTCGGTCCATCCAACTAA
- the aac(6') gene encoding aminoglycoside 6'-N-acetyltransferase produces MLIEKITIDNLPFLALLMTELWPDNSFPEELENCKTILEHEEKEICYLIKENENYIAFIHLALRFDYVEGTDESPVAYIEGMYVKAAYRHLGIGKKLIDLATEWGQQKGSKYLASDTESGNTASISFHQKNGFTEANRIVCFVKNI; encoded by the coding sequence ATGCTGATTGAAAAAATAACGATTGACAACCTCCCTTTTCTCGCACTGTTAATGACGGAATTATGGCCGGATAACTCCTTTCCCGAAGAACTGGAAAATTGTAAAACTATTCTGGAGCATGAAGAAAAAGAAATCTGCTACCTGATTAAAGAAAACGAAAACTACATCGCCTTTATTCATCTTGCCCTGCGATTTGATTATGTGGAAGGCACAGATGAATCTCCCGTTGCCTATATAGAAGGCATGTATGTAAAAGCAGCATATCGGCACCTGGGCATTGGTAAAAAATTAATTGACCTTGCTACGGAATGGGGGCAACAAAAAGGCAGTAAGTACTTAGCATCCGATACTGAATCAGGGAACACCGCCAGCATTTCGTTTCATCAAAAGAATGGCTTTACAGAGGCAAACCGGATCGTTTGTTTTGTAAAGAACATTTGA
- a CDS encoding class I SAM-dependent methyltransferase has product MADESNGYESIATIYIKGRGQEVNGIGSSTVRAWARTFNKGNVILDIGCSTGIPVTKILLEEALTAYALDASPTMIDTFRQHFPQVPAACESVEQSAFFNRSFDGIIAVGLVFLLSEENQRALIAKMAAALNPGGKLLFTAPLDKVEWKDVMTGQFSRSLGGLQYSELMTAAGLSIMSEFEDEGKNHYFGASRPA; this is encoded by the coding sequence ATGGCAGACGAATCAAATGGTTACGAAAGTATAGCTACAATATATATCAAAGGCCGGGGGCAAGAAGTTAATGGTATTGGCTCATCCACTGTCCGGGCCTGGGCCCGCACCTTTAACAAGGGTAACGTGATACTGGATATTGGATGCAGCACGGGTATTCCCGTCACGAAAATATTGCTGGAGGAAGCATTAACTGCGTATGCATTGGATGCATCTCCAACCATGATTGACACCTTCCGACAGCATTTCCCCCAGGTACCTGCTGCCTGCGAATCGGTGGAGCAATCTGCTTTTTTTAACCGCTCCTTTGATGGTATTATCGCAGTAGGACTGGTTTTTCTACTCTCCGAAGAAAACCAGCGGGCGCTCATCGCTAAAATGGCAGCAGCACTAAACCCTGGCGGAAAATTGTTATTCACGGCTCCTCTCGACAAAGTAGAATGGAAGGATGTTATGACTGGGCAATTCTCCAGATCATTAGGAGGACTACAATACAGCGAGCTAATGACTGCCGCGGGATTGTCTATCATGAGCGAGTTCGAAGATGAAGGGAAGAATCATTATTTCGGCGCCAGCCGGCCGGCTTAA
- a CDS encoding TonB-dependent receptor has product MTNAPLTTVLAAIEKQTGTPFIYNRQQVEKVVVAHASYRQKSLAEVLNHLLGQYQFGYKLEGGNIILFPQVKREEKNPAANTGKVTGKIIDEENGQPMPGATIRIGNKGITSGIDGSFSVSLPKGSYTAAVSYLGYGTKEVNRIEVKDNETFLLNITLKGEKGQLAGVVVKASAKKEGVAALYAQQKASISMTDGVSAVQIGRTADNNVAQALRRMPGVTISEGKFVTIRGLSERYNNVKLNGAEMPSTEPNRKNFSFDVIPTALVDNIVVAKTFIPEMSAEFAGGSVSVNTLSIPTKKFLTLGLGTGFNTNSTGKDFWGGKRYRSDFQLGNAKERYWFGRDWNPRWYSDITAGDAYNTPPNRFKNLGAANQMNAKVPNHWNLYRYTGAPTQNYSISAGIPITVKKNRLGIVAGANYRHEELTEDYGSDTELDPDNEQYNNDENFTKLYASKRFSFITGVSVLGNIGWQNGGNKITWKNMYNNRFVNSSYYQQSRKENETKNITFFNDPRRTQVLQTRLEGSHKVLHDRVNFSWYADYNDLTREQLDERNIRGDVINGENDNGYNSFVSWGYLGVTDGGYSHIFRGKLSEKKKNYGADVEVPFTILGNLQKIKAGYQGSFRDARYTQSVLNVGINKPGNKNTTSLEDLLTPEKFLDSSYYYMGYLSVQMPNAVEDYYNGSLDIRSSFIQGDFSFFNKLHVSGGVRREDSRFFTDGVQLDIGNSRFIDSSRIDNEINWYPSASVIYNLTSKLNLRGSYSKTISRFDFRELSSSTYFDIAQNMKTYGTDSLRNTYIKNYDLRMEWYPSPDEIISITGFVKQFTDPIELNVSMRAGRLVARPMNLKSATGKGLELNVRKSLGFINSAPKWLKNIYVSGNAMYMKMNVEYQQEEGYGKDSVRNRPLQDLVPYSINAALSYEGGRFGASVNYGTTGRKLTRSSITEFEDEYLAPRHVVDLQLSARFLKNRMLVKANISDLLAQPFIIYRNMGFKHPIKGWLTDQQDYFKPYTDDMDYNSGKDWVNRKYKRGSSYSLSISYNF; this is encoded by the coding sequence ATGACAAATGCGCCGCTCACCACTGTGTTAGCGGCTATTGAAAAACAAACCGGTACCCCTTTTATTTACAACCGGCAGCAGGTAGAGAAAGTGGTAGTGGCCCATGCCTCCTATCGGCAGAAAAGTCTTGCGGAAGTATTGAACCATCTGCTAGGCCAGTACCAGTTTGGGTACAAGTTGGAAGGTGGCAATATTATACTTTTCCCACAAGTAAAAAGAGAAGAGAAGAATCCTGCTGCTAACACTGGCAAAGTAACCGGAAAGATCATTGATGAAGAAAACGGGCAGCCCATGCCAGGAGCTACCATCCGAATCGGTAATAAGGGCATTACTTCCGGCATAGATGGTTCTTTCAGTGTTTCCTTACCCAAAGGCAGCTACACGGCTGCGGTTAGTTATCTAGGCTATGGTACTAAAGAAGTGAATAGAATTGAAGTAAAAGACAATGAAACTTTCCTGCTCAATATTACCCTGAAAGGAGAGAAAGGGCAACTGGCCGGTGTGGTGGTAAAGGCATCCGCCAAAAAGGAGGGGGTAGCCGCATTATATGCCCAGCAAAAAGCCAGCATATCGATGACAGATGGTGTCTCGGCTGTCCAGATAGGGCGAACTGCCGATAATAACGTTGCCCAGGCATTGCGCCGTATGCCGGGTGTAACAATCAGTGAAGGAAAATTTGTTACTATCCGCGGCCTTAGCGAACGTTATAACAACGTAAAACTTAACGGAGCTGAAATGCCCTCCACGGAACCTAACCGCAAGAACTTTTCTTTCGATGTGATCCCGACAGCACTGGTTGACAATATCGTTGTGGCAAAAACCTTTATCCCGGAAATGTCCGCAGAATTTGCCGGAGGTTCAGTTAGCGTAAACACACTTTCCATTCCCACTAAGAAGTTTCTGACCCTGGGCCTCGGTACTGGTTTTAATACGAACAGCACGGGTAAAGACTTCTGGGGAGGTAAGCGCTACCGTTCGGATTTTCAGTTGGGTAATGCGAAAGAACGCTACTGGTTCGGACGGGATTGGAATCCACGGTGGTATAGCGACATCACTGCCGGAGATGCTTACAATACACCACCCAATAGATTTAAGAACCTGGGTGCAGCTAATCAAATGAATGCAAAGGTTCCCAACCACTGGAATCTTTACCGGTACACAGGTGCTCCTACCCAGAATTATTCGATCAGCGCAGGCATTCCTATTACGGTAAAGAAAAATCGTTTGGGTATTGTTGCCGGTGCCAATTACCGTCATGAAGAGCTAACAGAAGATTATGGTTCGGACACTGAACTCGATCCCGATAACGAACAATATAATAATGACGAAAATTTCACCAAGCTTTATGCCTCCAAAAGATTCAGTTTTATAACAGGTGTGAGTGTACTGGGCAATATAGGTTGGCAAAACGGCGGCAATAAAATCACTTGGAAGAATATGTACAATAACCGCTTTGTGAATAGCAGTTATTATCAACAGTCCCGCAAAGAGAATGAAACCAAGAACATTACTTTTTTCAATGACCCACGCCGTACGCAGGTTTTGCAAACCCGTCTGGAGGGATCACATAAGGTTTTACATGACCGGGTTAATTTTTCCTGGTATGCCGATTACAATGATTTAACCAGGGAACAACTGGATGAGCGCAATATAAGGGGGGATGTTATTAACGGAGAGAATGATAATGGATATAATTCCTTCGTGTCCTGGGGTTATCTGGGAGTAACGGATGGAGGGTATTCCCATATCTTCAGGGGCAAACTAAGCGAAAAGAAAAAGAATTATGGTGCAGATGTAGAAGTGCCATTTACAATACTGGGTAATTTGCAAAAGATCAAGGCTGGCTACCAGGGTAGTTTCCGTGACGCCCGCTACACACAAAGTGTTTTAAATGTTGGTATTAATAAGCCAGGGAATAAAAACACCACATCCCTGGAGGATCTCCTTACACCAGAAAAATTCCTGGACTCTTCCTATTATTATATGGGATATTTAAGCGTACAGATGCCAAATGCAGTGGAAGACTATTATAATGGATCACTGGATATAAGATCTTCTTTCATCCAGGGTGATTTTAGCTTCTTTAACAAACTACATGTTTCCGGAGGTGTGCGCCGCGAGGATTCTCGTTTTTTTACAGACGGAGTGCAATTGGACATTGGTAACAGTAGATTTATTGACTCTTCCCGTATAGACAATGAGATCAACTGGTATCCATCGGCCAGTGTGATCTATAACCTCACCAGCAAACTCAATCTGCGGGGTAGTTATTCCAAAACCATTTCCCGCTTCGATTTCCGGGAGCTGTCTTCCTCTACTTACTTCGACATTGCACAGAATATGAAAACCTATGGTACCGACTCCCTTCGTAATACCTATATCAAGAATTATGATTTGCGGATGGAATGGTATCCATCACCGGACGAGATTATTAGTATCACCGGTTTTGTGAAGCAGTTTACGGATCCTATTGAATTGAATGTCAGTATGCGTGCAGGCAGATTAGTCGCCAGGCCTATGAACCTGAAATCTGCTACCGGAAAAGGGCTTGAACTGAACGTGCGTAAATCCCTCGGATTCATCAACTCTGCTCCCAAATGGTTGAAAAATATCTATGTTTCAGGTAACGCCATGTATATGAAAATGAACGTGGAATATCAGCAGGAAGAAGGGTATGGTAAAGATTCAGTGCGTAACCGGCCGTTGCAGGATCTCGTGCCTTATTCCATCAACGCCGCGCTTAGCTATGAAGGAGGCCGTTTTGGAGCCTCCGTCAATTATGGAACTACAGGCCGCAAGCTTACCCGGTCTTCTATCACTGAATTTGAGGATGAATACCTGGCTCCCAGGCATGTTGTAGACCTTCAACTGAGTGCCCGCTTTCTGAAGAACAGAATGCTGGTGAAAGCCAACATAAGCGATCTGCTGGCGCAGCCTTTTATTATTTATAGAAATATGGGATTCAAACACCCTATAAAGGGTTGGCTTACAGACCAGCAGGATTACTTTAAACCCTATACCGATGATATGGACTATAACAGTGGGAAAGACTGGGTGAACCGCAAGTACAAAAGAGGATCCAGCTACTCTTTGTCTATAAGTTATAATTTTTAA
- a CDS encoding LamG domain-containing protein: protein MNLGLTMRWGYSALQFNGNAYAYFPSDHLNNMQSFTLAATFFPTTSTGTLIWNSSMAIGCLFGLHYKDGFLHFTGLLHNKEGIGVTSSTPLSLNEWHQVAVTFDGPQRLIKLYQDGKEVASKVVAGAPYPDVKLATLIGVGKQITTSGYENYLNGQIARVVIWKSVRNAFEILEDALAITPPMEKLPDLVFWTDFTEMPTDDRSGYATPITYSTPPPNYLYSIPSVKVTENGAIDCGVYADYDFGGHQPYTVEGWFNPAASTDMAVILSFAKDWQWQYYIQYDKTNSRIIAKRNTDSQEIYSKEQITEGRFYHFAISYNGDSKMMRLYVNGNLQTAEYFPAPVASIDQGKLLIGGNGFTGYFQNVRLWKACLEQSELRQWMLNDVITDPRLVANFDFTVTPPIDSMGHAIQLLEGTANTLADTVINLEERKAQLGIAMPINSSYFNNVEEAPLPPPTGIKFAPQSELFSPVHKEQTFTDLVNLFNLDTAKQSHFREVFEKAYTQAETMFTTDPRLGKVVTRTDENGRTKIVYHSLRGDVLMYDRPIGEISDCTIWWISFTFTMSVSFFGIFLPLPIFSPFNQIPTKVFNLIVKNAKLVTAITALVGTEIGVASGLNIITEMHREKVLWPVLKFSFIAAGWFALGAVLARIITLLTGTVAAEILAKFIVWTAQLTKLSLEYQGNCGKLAENKPVPAV from the coding sequence ATGAATCTTGGCTTAACCATGCGCTGGGGATACAGCGCGCTTCAGTTTAATGGGAATGCGTATGCCTATTTTCCATCCGACCATCTTAACAACATGCAGTCGTTTACGTTAGCTGCAACGTTTTTTCCCACTACCTCCACGGGTACGCTTATCTGGAATTCCTCCATGGCAATAGGCTGCCTGTTCGGACTTCACTACAAAGATGGATTTTTGCATTTCACGGGGCTACTGCATAACAAGGAAGGTATTGGAGTAACCTCTTCCACACCATTATCACTAAATGAATGGCACCAGGTGGCGGTCACATTTGATGGTCCCCAGCGATTGATTAAGTTATACCAGGACGGGAAAGAAGTAGCCAGTAAAGTAGTAGCAGGCGCCCCTTATCCGGATGTAAAACTGGCTACCCTCATCGGCGTTGGTAAGCAAATCACAACTTCCGGATATGAAAATTATCTCAACGGACAAATTGCCCGTGTGGTTATCTGGAAATCAGTCCGGAATGCTTTTGAGATCCTGGAGGACGCGCTGGCCATTACACCGCCAATGGAAAAATTACCCGACCTCGTTTTCTGGACAGACTTTACAGAAATGCCCACAGATGATCGTTCCGGATATGCTACACCTATTACGTACAGCACACCTCCTCCGAACTACCTGTACAGTATCCCTTCCGTAAAAGTGACGGAAAATGGCGCCATTGATTGCGGGGTTTATGCCGACTATGATTTTGGCGGCCATCAGCCCTATACCGTTGAAGGATGGTTCAATCCTGCTGCCAGTACAGATATGGCGGTGATACTTTCTTTTGCAAAAGACTGGCAATGGCAATACTACATTCAGTACGATAAAACCAACAGCCGCATTATTGCAAAGCGGAATACAGATAGTCAGGAAATCTATTCCAAGGAACAAATCACGGAAGGACGCTTTTATCACTTTGCCATTTCCTATAACGGCGATTCAAAAATGATGCGCCTTTATGTAAACGGCAACCTGCAAACAGCGGAGTATTTTCCTGCTCCGGTAGCCAGTATTGATCAGGGAAAATTGCTGATAGGTGGCAACGGCTTCACCGGATACTTTCAAAACGTTCGTTTGTGGAAAGCGTGTCTGGAGCAATCAGAACTCCGGCAGTGGATGCTGAATGATGTGATTACGGACCCAAGGCTGGTGGCTAATTTCGATTTCACCGTGACTCCGCCGATCGACTCCATGGGCCACGCTATTCAACTGCTCGAAGGCACGGCAAACACACTCGCCGATACTGTTATTAACCTGGAAGAGCGGAAAGCGCAATTAGGTATTGCCATGCCGATCAACTCGAGTTACTTCAACAATGTAGAGGAAGCGCCACTTCCTCCTCCGACAGGTATTAAATTTGCGCCCCAATCTGAACTTTTCTCTCCTGTTCATAAAGAACAAACCTTTACCGACCTGGTTAATTTGTTCAACCTGGATACAGCAAAACAATCCCACTTCCGGGAAGTTTTTGAAAAAGCGTATACGCAGGCAGAAACAATGTTTACAACAGATCCCCGGCTGGGAAAAGTAGTTACCAGAACGGATGAAAATGGCAGAACCAAAATCGTTTACCATAGCTTACGCGGAGATGTATTGATGTATGACCGTCCGATAGGAGAAATATCTGACTGTACTATTTGGTGGATATCCTTTACGTTCACGATGTCCGTTAGCTTTTTCGGCATATTCCTGCCATTGCCGATCTTCTCACCTTTTAATCAGATTCCGACAAAGGTCTTTAATCTGATTGTTAAAAATGCAAAGCTGGTAACGGCTATTACCGCTTTAGTGGGTACTGAAATCGGCGTAGCCTCCGGACTGAATATTATCACAGAAATGCACCGCGAAAAGGTATTATGGCCTGTCTTAAAATTCTCCTTCATTGCTGCGGGTTGGTTTGCCCTCGGGGCTGTACTGGCCAGAATCATTACCTTACTTACCGGTACGGTAGCCGCAGAAATACTGGCGAAGTTTATTGTATGGACAGCACAATTGACAAAACTTTCCCTGGAGTATCAGGGCAACTGTGGTAAGCTGGCAGAAAACAAGCCGGTTCCGGCTGTATAA